In Onychostoma macrolepis isolate SWU-2019 chromosome 12, ASM1243209v1, whole genome shotgun sequence, a single window of DNA contains:
- the lsm5 gene encoding U6 snRNA-associated Sm-like protein LSm5 — MAAIAATNPSQLLPLELVDKCIGSRIHIVMKNDKEIVGTLLGFDDFVNMVLEDVTEFEITPEGRRITKLDQILLNGNNITMLIPGGEGPEV; from the exons ATGGCGGCAATCGCGGCAACGAATCCCTCGCAGCTTTTACCTCTCG AGCTGGTGGATAAATGCATTGGCTCACGGATTCACATCGTCATGAAGAACGATAAAGAGATTGTGGGAACTCTGCTCGGATTTGATGACTTTGTCA ACATGGTTCTTGAGGATGTGACAGAGTT TGAAATCACTCCAGAAGGAAGAAGAATCACAAAGCTGGATCAGATTCTACTGAATGGCAATAACATCACAATG ttGATTCCAGGAGGAGAAGGACCAGAAGTGTGA
- the psme2 gene encoding proteasome activator complex subunit 2 has protein sequence MSKTKVLKINSDNAVRIENYRQSLYKQAEELFSNHIPLKISQFDNLLKGDDFSITDLSSLHAPLDIPIPDPPAPEDEEMETDKNEDDEKKKKAPKCGFIKGNERIVKLLDIVKPEIMALKETCITVSCWISHLIPKIEDGNDFGVAIQEKILERITAVKTKVEGFQTNINKYFSERGDAVAKASKDTHVMDYRSLVHEKDEAAYSEIRVIVLDIRGFYAELYDVISKNLEKVTNPKGEEKPSMY, from the exons ATGTCCAAAACTAAGGTACTGAAGATAAACTCTGATAATGCAGTGAGG ATAGAAAACTACCGCCAGTCACTGTATAAGCAG GCAGAAGAGCTGTTCTCCAATCACATACCTCTGAAGATCTCACAGTTTGACAACCTGCTGAAG GGGGATGACTTCAGTATCACTGACCTCTCATCTCTCCATGCACCCCTGGACATTCCCATTCCGGACCCCCCTGCTCCAGAAGATGAG gAGATGGAGACAGATAAAAATGAAGATGAtgagaaaaagaagaaag CTCCCAAGTGTGGCTTCATCAAAGGAAATGAGAGGAttgtgaagttgctggatattgtaAAACCAGAAATAATGGCCCTGAAGGAGACCTGCATCACT gtttcttgcTGGATTTCTCATCTAATTCCAAAAATTGAGGATGGAAATGATTTTGGAGTTGCAATTCAG GAAAAAATCCTTGAGAGAATTACTGCTGTGAAGACCAAGGTGGAGGGTTTTCAGACCAACATTAACAA GTACTTCTCAGAGAGGGGTGATGCAGTGGCAAAAGCTTCCAAAGACACACACGTG ATGGATTATCGCTCACTGGTGCACGAGAAGGATGAAGCAGCATACTCTGAGATTAGAGTGATTGTGCTTGACATACGTGGTTTCTAT GCTGAACTCTATGATGTCATCAGCAAGAACCTGGAGAAAGTGACGAATCCTAAAGGAGAAGAGAAGCCCTCCATGTACTGA
- the emc9 gene encoding ER membrane protein complex subunit 9, with the protein MGEVELSCLAYAKMYLHASQFPRCSVNGLLLSSSPAGAASCITDCVPLLHSHLSLAPITQLALTQVDVWCSQTQQRIVGYYQANACVSDSSPTPCALKIAEKIFEQCNNAVLLMIDGEKMFPGCRVPPIVMYERKDARWALKDKHTIMLRQWEETCSIVNQLFSSGDQTLLVDFDSHLDDITKDWTNQKLNAKIMELISPANGNV; encoded by the exons ATGGGTGAGGTGGAGTTGTCCTGTCTGGCTTACGCCAAAATGTACCTACATGCAAGTCAGTTTCCTCGCTGCAGTGTGAATGGCCTGCTGTTGTCCTCCAGTCCAGCAGGGGCAGCTTCATGTATCACAGACTGTGTGCCTCTGCTCCACTCGCACTTGTCTCTGGCTCCAATCACACAGCTCGCTCTTACACAG GTCGACGTTTGGTGTTCACAAACGCAGcaaaggattgtgggatatTATCAAGCCAATGCTTGTGTCTCAGACAGCAG cCCTACACCATGTGCATTGAAGATTGCAGAGAAGATCTTTGAGCAGTGTAACAATGCTGTTTTGCTTATG ATTGATGGAGAAAAGATGTTTCCAGGCTGCCGTGTTCCTCCAATCGTGATGTATGAGCGTAAAGACGCCCGCTGGGCTCTCAAAGACAAACACAC AATAATGCTTCGACAGTGGGAAGAAACCTGTTCCATAGTTAATCAGCTGTTCAGCTCTGGTGATCAGACGCTATTGGTGGACTTTGACAGCCATTTGGATGACATCACAAAAGattggaccaatcagaaacTCAATGCCAAGATCATGGAGCTGATCTCCCCAGCCAATGGAAATGTTTAA
- the irf9 gene encoding interferon regulatory factor 9, whose translation MASGRIRSTRRLRSWIVEQVNSGKYHGLVWDNPEKTMFRIPWKHAGKQDFRTEEDAAIFKAWAEFKGKVLENGNSDPASWKTRLRCALNKSPEFCEVTERSQLDISEPYKVYRLVPLEEQGVVKVKKEKGQKPVRSSRRRRSDSEQDEEQIACKKIKEEVTVPQSINMSAQEIIPHAGREITLQAELETNPLKTGNSTEDIQVNFTIEAVEKRVLHSFHITVHYIGQEVLRREIMGNDVRIAYLPPSPVPPSPPSLNGTGFHRIPLPDPPSDMSSNPSLAPRMTALNKLLTFMESGIVLTSTGGGIYAKRFCQGRVFWRGPHNTTTGPCKMERASEPTQLFSKDIFKQELDAFRSGGKQPQSEITLCFGEELYDSDNIDDKHIIIKITVPWVEAQIDEVKTLRDSIAILKSLASQSPTGEVTLNIVEVLQQ comes from the exons aTGGCATCTGGAAGGATTCGTTCCACGCGTCGCCTGCGTTCCTGGATAGTggaacag GTGAACAGTGGGAAGTATCATGGCCTAGTGTGGGACAACCCTGAGAAAACCATGTTTCGTATCCCATGGAAACATGCAGGAAAACAAGATTTCCGAACTGAGGAGGATGCAGCTATTTTCAAG gCTTGGGCAGAGTTTAAAGGGAAGGTTTTGGAGAATGGAAATTCAGACCCTGCATCCTGGAAAACTCGCCTTCGCTGTGCCCTCAAcaaaagtccagagttttgtgaGGTCACTGAAAGGTCACAGCTGGATATCTCAGAACCTTACAAGGTGTACCGCCTCGTACCACTAGAAGAACAAG GAGTGGTGAAAGTGAAAAAAGAGAAAGGACAAAAGCCAGTGAGGAGCAGCAGAAGGAGACGCAGTGACTCCGAGCAAGACGAGGAGCAGATTGCATGCAAAAAGATCAAAGAGGAGGTTACTGTGCCCCAGTCCATCAACATG AGCGCACAGGAAATCATCCCACACGCAGGAAGAGAGATCACACTCCAAGCAGAGCTGGAGACAAACCCCTTGAAGACCGGCAACA GCACTGAAGATATCCAGGTAAACTTCACCATTGAAGCTGTCGAGAAGAGAG TGCTGCATTCTTTCCACATAACCGTGCACTACATTGGTCAGGAGGTTCTGCGGCGAGAAATAATGGGTAACGACGTTCGGATCGCTTACCTGCCTCCCTCACCTGTCCCTCCGTCTCCACCGTCTCTAAACGGCACGGGCTTCCATCGAATCCCTCTCCCAGACCCCCCTTCAGACATGAGCTCCAACCCCAGCCTCGCCCCACGTATGACCGCTCTTAACAAATTGCTGACCTTCATGGAGAGTGGAATAGTCCTGACCTCGACAGGAGGAGGCATCTATGCCAAGCGCTTCTGTCAGGGACGGGTGTTCTGGAGAGGACCACATAACACCACCACAGGACCCTGTAAAATGGAGAGAGCAAGCGAGCCCACCCAGCTGTTCAGCAAGGATATATTCAAACAGG AGTTGGACGCTTTCCGCAGTGGAGGAAAGCAACCTCAAAGTGAGATCACGCTGTGTTTTGGAGAAGAGCTGTATGATAGTGATAACATCGATGATAAACACATCATCATTAAg atCACTGTCCCCTGGGTTGAGGCGCAGATAGACGAGGTCAAGACCCTCAGAGACTCTATTGCAATTCTCAAAAGTTTGGCCAGCCAGTCTCCTACAGGGGAAGTGACACTAAACATTGTTGAAGTATTGCAGCAGTAA
- the atp2a1l gene encoding ATPase sarcoplasmic/endoplasmic reticulum Ca2+ transporting 1, like isoform X1 gives MEDAHIKSPAECLAYFTVSETTGLSPDQFKKNLAKYGYNELPAEEGKSIWDLIIEQFEDLLVRILLLAACISFVLAWFEEGEETVTAFVEPFVILLILIANAIVGVWQERNAESAIEALKEYEPEMGKVYRSDRKNVQMIKAREIVPGDIVEVSVGDKVPADIRITAIRSTTLRVDQSILTGESVSVIKHTEPVPDPRAVNQDKKNMLFSGTNIAAGKAIGVAVATGVSTEIGKIRDQMAATEQEKTPLQQKLDEFGEQLSKVISLICVAVWMINIGHFNDPVHGGSWIRGAVYYFKIAVALAVAAIPEGLPAVITTCLALGTRRMAKKNAIVRSLPSVETLGCTSVICSDKTGTLTTNQMCVTKMFIIDRVDGDHVELDSFDISGSKYTPEGEVSKMGARVDCGQYDGLVELATICALCNDSSLDYNETKKIYEKVGEATETALCCLVEKMNVFKSNVNNLSKIERANACCSVVKQLMKKNFTLEFSRDRKSMSVYCTPTKGDAGSKMFVKGAPEGVIDRCSYVRVGSTRVPLTGIVKDKIMSVIKEWGTGRDTLRCLALATRDNPLKVEEMNLEDSTKFGDYETDLTFVGCVGMLDPPRKEVTGSIELCRAAGIRVIMITGDNKGTAVAICRRIGIFTEDEDVTGKAYTGREFDDLPRGEQSEAVCKACCFARVEPSHKSKIVEFLQGFDEITAMTGDGVNDAPALKKAEIGIAMGSGTAVAKSASEMVLADDNFSSIVAAVEEGRAIYNNMKQFIRYLISSNVGEVVCIFLTAALGLPEALIPVQLLWVNLVTDGLPATALGFNPPDLDIMGKPPRSAKEPLISGWLFFRYMAIGGYVGAATVAGAAHWFLYDDEGPHVTYHQLSHFMQCHDENEDFVGVECEVFEAAPPMTMALSVLVTIEMLNALNSLSENQSLLRMPPWSNLWLAAAMTLSMSLHFMIIYVDPLPMIFKLTHLNVEQWMVVLKLSFPVILIDEVLKFVARNYLEAKA, from the exons ATGGAGGACGCCCATATCAAGTCCCCGGCCGAATGTCTGGCCTACTTCACAGTTAGTGAAACAACAGGTCTTTCCCCGGATCAGTTCAAGAAGAACCTGGCTAAGTACGGCTACAATG AGCTGCCAGCTGAGGAGG GAAAATCCATCTGGGACCTGATCATTGAGCAGTTTGAAGATCTGTTGGTCAGAATTTTGCTGCTTGCTGCCTGCATCTCTTTC GTCCTGGCCTGGTTTGAGGAAGGTGAAGAGACCGTCACTGCCTTTGTTGAGCCTTTTGTCATTTTGCTCATTCTCATTGCCAATGCCATCGTCGGTGTGTGGCAG GAGCGTAATGCTGAGAGCGCCATTGAGGCTCTGAAGGAGTATGAGCCTGAGATGGGTAAGGTCTACCGTTCTGACAGAAAGAACGTCCAGATGATCAAGGCCAGAGAGATTGTCCCTGGTGACATTGTGGAGGTGTCTG TTGGTGATAAAGTTCCTGCTGACATCAGGATTACTGCTATCCGTTCCACCACCCTTCGTGTTGACCAGTCCATCCTGACTG GTGAGTCCGTCAGTGTGATCAAGCACACCGAGCCTGTCCCCGACCCCAGAGCTGTCAATCAGGACAAAAAGAACATGCTTTTCTCT GGCACAAACATTGCTGCTGGCAAGGCTATTGGCGTTGCTGTTGCTACTGGTGTATCCACTGAGATTGGTAAGATCCGTGACCAGATGGCCGCCACAGAGCAGGAGAAGACCCCTCTGCAGCAGAAACTGGATGAGTTTGGTGAGCAGCTCTCTAAGGTTATCTCTCTGATCTGCGTCGCTGTCTGGATGATCAACATCGGCCACTTCAATGACCCCGTCCATGGTGGATCCTGGATCCGTGGCGCTGTCTACTACTTCAAGATCGCTGTTGCTCTGGCTGTAGCTGCTATCCCTGAGG GTCTGCCTGCTGTCATCACTACCTGTCTGGCTCTTGGTACCAGACGTATGGCCAAGAAAAATGCCATTGTCCGTTCACTGCCCTCTGTGGAGACCCTGGGCTGTACTTCTGTCATCTGCTCCGACAAGACTGGCACCCTGACCACCAATCAGATGTGTGTGACCAAA ATGTTCATCATTGATAGAGTTGATGGTGATCACGTTGAACTTGACTCCTTTGATATCTCTGGCTCCAAGTACACACCCGAGGGTGAGGT CTCAAAGATGGGTGCTCGTGTTGACTGCGGTCAGTATGACGGTTTAGTTGAGTTGGCCACCATCTGCGCCCTCTGCAATGATTCCTCCCTTGACTACAATGAG ACCAAGAAGATCTATGAGAAGGTCGGTGAGGCCACTGAAACTGCTTTGTGCTGCTTGGTTGAGAAGATGAATGTTTTTAAGAGCAATGTCAACAACCTGTCCAAGATTGAGAGAGCAAATGCCTGCTGTAGT GTTGTGAAGCAGCTAATGAAGAAGAACTTCACTCTGGAGTTCTCCCGTGACAGGAAATCCATGTCTGTGTACTGTACCCCTACCAAGGGTGATGCAGGCAGCAAAATGTTTGTGAAG GGCGCTCCAGAGGGTGTGATTGACAGGTGTTCCTATGTACGTGTTGGTTCTACTCGGGTACCCCTGACCGGCATTGTAAAAGATAAGATCATGTCCGTCATCAAGGAGTGGGGTACTGGCCGTGACACTCTGCGTTGCCTGGCACTTGCCACCCGAGACAATCCCCTGAAGGTTGAAGAAATGAACCTTGAGGACTCTACTAAATTTGGTGACTATGAG ACTGACTTGACCTTCGTTGGCTGTGTCGGTATGTTGGATCCCCCCCGTAAAGAAGTTACTGGCTCCATTGAACTGTGCAGGGCTGCTGGCATTCGTGTTATCATGATCACTG GTGACAACAAGGGCACTGCTGTGGCCATCTGCCGTCGTATTGGCATCTTTACTGAGGATGAGGATGTAACTGGCAAGGCTTACACCGGCCGAGAGTTTGATGACCTGCCCCGTGGTGAACAGAGCGAAGCTGTCTGTAAGGCATGCTGCTTTGCCCGTGTTGAGCCCTCCCACAAGTCTAAGATTGTTGAGTTCCTGCAGGGCTTCGATGAGATTACTGCTATG ACTGGTGATGGTGTCAACGATGCCCCTGCCTTGAAGAAGGCGGAAATTGGCATTGCCATGGGCTCTGGCACTGCCGTTGCCAAGTCAGCCTCTGAGATGGTCCTGGCCGATGACAACTTCTCTTCTATTGTGGCTGCTGTTGAGGAAGGCAGAGCCATTTACAACAACATGAAGCAGTTTATCCGTTACCTGATTTCTTCCAATGTTGGGGAGGTCGTCTG TATTTTCCTGACTGCTGCTCTCGGTCTGCCTGAGGCCCTGATCCCAGTCCAACTGCTGTGGGTGAACTTGGTGACTGATGGTCTGCCCGCCACCGCCCTGGGCTTCAACCCCCCTGATCTTGATATCATGGGCAAGCCTCCTCGCTCTGCCAAAGAGCCCCTGATCTCTGGCTGGCTGTTCTTCAGATACATGGCCATTGGTG GTTATGTGGGTGCTGCTACTGTGGCTGGCGCTGCCCACTGGTTCCTGTATGATGATGAGGGTCCTCATGTCACCTACCACCAGCTG TCTCACTTCATGCAGTGCCACGACGAGAACGAGGACTTCGTTGGCGTTGAGTGTGAGGTGTTTGAGGCTGCTCCACCCATGACCATGGCCTTGTCTGTCTTGGTCACAATTGAGATGCTCAACGCTCTCAACAG CTTGTCTGAGAATCAGTCCTTGTTGCGCATGCCTCCATGGAGCAATTTGTGGCTAGCGGCTGCCATGACCCTCTCCATGTCCCTCCACTTCATGATCATCTATGTGGACCCCCTGCCC ATGATTTTCAAACTAACTCACTTGAACGTGGAACAGTGGATGGTGGTACTGAAGCTTTCTTTCCCCGTTATCCTCATTGATGAGgtgctgaagtttgttgcccGCAACTACCTGGAGG CTAAAGCGTGA
- the atp2a1l gene encoding ATPase sarcoplasmic/endoplasmic reticulum Ca2+ transporting 1, like isoform X2 produces MEDAHIKSPAECLAYFTVSETTGLSPDQFKKNLAKYGYNELPAEEGKSIWDLIIEQFEDLLVRILLLAACISFVLAWFEEGEETVTAFVEPFVILLILIANAIVGVWQERNAESAIEALKEYEPEMGKVYRSDRKNVQMIKAREIVPGDIVEVSVGDKVPADIRITAIRSTTLRVDQSILTGESVSVIKHTEPVPDPRAVNQDKKNMLFSGTNIAAGKAIGVAVATGVSTEIGKIRDQMAATEQEKTPLQQKLDEFGEQLSKVISLICVAVWMINIGHFNDPVHGGSWIRGAVYYFKIAVALAVAAIPEGLPAVITTCLALGTRRMAKKNAIVRSLPSVETLGCTSVICSDKTGTLTTNQMCVTKMFIIDRVDGDHVELDSFDISGSKYTPEGEVSKMGARVDCGQYDGLVELATICALCNDSSLDYNETKKIYEKVGEATETALCCLVEKMNVFKSNVNNLSKIERANACCSVVKQLMKKNFTLEFSRDRKSMSVYCTPTKGDAGSKMFVKGAPEGVIDRCSYVRVGSTRVPLTGIVKDKIMSVIKEWGTGRDTLRCLALATRDNPLKVEEMNLEDSTKFGDYETDLTFVGCVGMLDPPRKEVTGSIELCRAAGIRVIMITGDNKGTAVAICRRIGIFTEDEDVTGKAYTGREFDDLPRGEQSEAVCKACCFARVEPSHKSKIVEFLQGFDEITAMTGDGVNDAPALKKAEIGIAMGSGTAVAKSASEMVLADDNFSSIVAAVEEGRAIYNNMKQFIRYLISSNVGEVVCIFLTAALGLPEALIPVQLLWVNLVTDGLPATALGFNPPDLDIMGKPPRSAKEPLISGWLFFRYMAIGGYVGAATVAGAAHWFLYDDEGPHVTYHQLSHFMQCHDENEDFVGVECEVFEAAPPMTMALSVLVTIEMLNALNSLSENQSLLRMPPWSNLWLAAAMTLSMSLHFMIIYVDPLPMIFKLTHLNVEQWMVVLKLSFPVILIDEVLKFVARNYLEA; encoded by the exons ATGGAGGACGCCCATATCAAGTCCCCGGCCGAATGTCTGGCCTACTTCACAGTTAGTGAAACAACAGGTCTTTCCCCGGATCAGTTCAAGAAGAACCTGGCTAAGTACGGCTACAATG AGCTGCCAGCTGAGGAGG GAAAATCCATCTGGGACCTGATCATTGAGCAGTTTGAAGATCTGTTGGTCAGAATTTTGCTGCTTGCTGCCTGCATCTCTTTC GTCCTGGCCTGGTTTGAGGAAGGTGAAGAGACCGTCACTGCCTTTGTTGAGCCTTTTGTCATTTTGCTCATTCTCATTGCCAATGCCATCGTCGGTGTGTGGCAG GAGCGTAATGCTGAGAGCGCCATTGAGGCTCTGAAGGAGTATGAGCCTGAGATGGGTAAGGTCTACCGTTCTGACAGAAAGAACGTCCAGATGATCAAGGCCAGAGAGATTGTCCCTGGTGACATTGTGGAGGTGTCTG TTGGTGATAAAGTTCCTGCTGACATCAGGATTACTGCTATCCGTTCCACCACCCTTCGTGTTGACCAGTCCATCCTGACTG GTGAGTCCGTCAGTGTGATCAAGCACACCGAGCCTGTCCCCGACCCCAGAGCTGTCAATCAGGACAAAAAGAACATGCTTTTCTCT GGCACAAACATTGCTGCTGGCAAGGCTATTGGCGTTGCTGTTGCTACTGGTGTATCCACTGAGATTGGTAAGATCCGTGACCAGATGGCCGCCACAGAGCAGGAGAAGACCCCTCTGCAGCAGAAACTGGATGAGTTTGGTGAGCAGCTCTCTAAGGTTATCTCTCTGATCTGCGTCGCTGTCTGGATGATCAACATCGGCCACTTCAATGACCCCGTCCATGGTGGATCCTGGATCCGTGGCGCTGTCTACTACTTCAAGATCGCTGTTGCTCTGGCTGTAGCTGCTATCCCTGAGG GTCTGCCTGCTGTCATCACTACCTGTCTGGCTCTTGGTACCAGACGTATGGCCAAGAAAAATGCCATTGTCCGTTCACTGCCCTCTGTGGAGACCCTGGGCTGTACTTCTGTCATCTGCTCCGACAAGACTGGCACCCTGACCACCAATCAGATGTGTGTGACCAAA ATGTTCATCATTGATAGAGTTGATGGTGATCACGTTGAACTTGACTCCTTTGATATCTCTGGCTCCAAGTACACACCCGAGGGTGAGGT CTCAAAGATGGGTGCTCGTGTTGACTGCGGTCAGTATGACGGTTTAGTTGAGTTGGCCACCATCTGCGCCCTCTGCAATGATTCCTCCCTTGACTACAATGAG ACCAAGAAGATCTATGAGAAGGTCGGTGAGGCCACTGAAACTGCTTTGTGCTGCTTGGTTGAGAAGATGAATGTTTTTAAGAGCAATGTCAACAACCTGTCCAAGATTGAGAGAGCAAATGCCTGCTGTAGT GTTGTGAAGCAGCTAATGAAGAAGAACTTCACTCTGGAGTTCTCCCGTGACAGGAAATCCATGTCTGTGTACTGTACCCCTACCAAGGGTGATGCAGGCAGCAAAATGTTTGTGAAG GGCGCTCCAGAGGGTGTGATTGACAGGTGTTCCTATGTACGTGTTGGTTCTACTCGGGTACCCCTGACCGGCATTGTAAAAGATAAGATCATGTCCGTCATCAAGGAGTGGGGTACTGGCCGTGACACTCTGCGTTGCCTGGCACTTGCCACCCGAGACAATCCCCTGAAGGTTGAAGAAATGAACCTTGAGGACTCTACTAAATTTGGTGACTATGAG ACTGACTTGACCTTCGTTGGCTGTGTCGGTATGTTGGATCCCCCCCGTAAAGAAGTTACTGGCTCCATTGAACTGTGCAGGGCTGCTGGCATTCGTGTTATCATGATCACTG GTGACAACAAGGGCACTGCTGTGGCCATCTGCCGTCGTATTGGCATCTTTACTGAGGATGAGGATGTAACTGGCAAGGCTTACACCGGCCGAGAGTTTGATGACCTGCCCCGTGGTGAACAGAGCGAAGCTGTCTGTAAGGCATGCTGCTTTGCCCGTGTTGAGCCCTCCCACAAGTCTAAGATTGTTGAGTTCCTGCAGGGCTTCGATGAGATTACTGCTATG ACTGGTGATGGTGTCAACGATGCCCCTGCCTTGAAGAAGGCGGAAATTGGCATTGCCATGGGCTCTGGCACTGCCGTTGCCAAGTCAGCCTCTGAGATGGTCCTGGCCGATGACAACTTCTCTTCTATTGTGGCTGCTGTTGAGGAAGGCAGAGCCATTTACAACAACATGAAGCAGTTTATCCGTTACCTGATTTCTTCCAATGTTGGGGAGGTCGTCTG TATTTTCCTGACTGCTGCTCTCGGTCTGCCTGAGGCCCTGATCCCAGTCCAACTGCTGTGGGTGAACTTGGTGACTGATGGTCTGCCCGCCACCGCCCTGGGCTTCAACCCCCCTGATCTTGATATCATGGGCAAGCCTCCTCGCTCTGCCAAAGAGCCCCTGATCTCTGGCTGGCTGTTCTTCAGATACATGGCCATTGGTG GTTATGTGGGTGCTGCTACTGTGGCTGGCGCTGCCCACTGGTTCCTGTATGATGATGAGGGTCCTCATGTCACCTACCACCAGCTG TCTCACTTCATGCAGTGCCACGACGAGAACGAGGACTTCGTTGGCGTTGAGTGTGAGGTGTTTGAGGCTGCTCCACCCATGACCATGGCCTTGTCTGTCTTGGTCACAATTGAGATGCTCAACGCTCTCAACAG CTTGTCTGAGAATCAGTCCTTGTTGCGCATGCCTCCATGGAGCAATTTGTGGCTAGCGGCTGCCATGACCCTCTCCATGTCCCTCCACTTCATGATCATCTATGTGGACCCCCTGCCC ATGATTTTCAAACTAACTCACTTGAACGTGGAACAGTGGATGGTGGTACTGAAGCTTTCTTTCCCCGTTATCCTCATTGATGAGgtgctgaagtttgttgcccGCAACTACCTGGAGG CCTAA